From the Streptomyces nigrescens genome, one window contains:
- a CDS encoding LLM class flavin-dependent oxidoreductase, whose product MKSILFYLPTVGSHAQILRGMSGVNPQNYQNMLWQLTRQAQAADELGYWGLSFTEHHFHVEGFEVSNNPVMLGLYLGMQTKHIRVGQMANILPFHNPLRLAEDLAMLDHMTRGRTFVGIARGFQKRWAEVMGQVYGVGGTLSDAGESDRRNRALFEEHWEILKKAWTTETFSHSGDRWTIPVKDLEFPYEAVRRYGRGLDDDGVVQEVGIAPKPYQRPHPPVFQPFSFSEDTFRFCAREGVVPILMNTDDRVVRRLMDLYQEEAEAAGHGTLRRGERVGVMKDVLVSRDADEAHHWAARGGGFIFENWFGPMGFTEALRNEGETGPIGSDYGTLVERGLEWVGTPDDINRKIEKLVAHHDPEYLLQCQYSGLIPHDVQMRSLELWATEIAPNWL is encoded by the coding sequence GTGAAGTCCATCCTTTTCTATCTGCCCACGGTCGGCAGCCATGCCCAGATCCTGCGCGGTATGTCGGGCGTCAACCCGCAGAACTACCAGAACATGCTCTGGCAGCTCACCCGCCAGGCGCAGGCGGCCGACGAACTCGGTTACTGGGGGCTCTCCTTCACCGAGCACCACTTCCACGTCGAGGGCTTCGAGGTGTCCAACAACCCGGTCATGCTGGGCCTGTATCTCGGCATGCAGACCAAGCACATCCGGGTCGGCCAGATGGCCAACATCCTGCCCTTCCACAATCCGCTGCGGCTCGCCGAAGACCTGGCGATGCTCGACCACATGACCCGCGGCCGGACCTTCGTCGGCATCGCGCGGGGGTTCCAGAAGCGCTGGGCCGAGGTCATGGGCCAGGTGTACGGCGTGGGCGGCACGCTCTCCGACGCCGGCGAGAGTGACCGGCGCAACCGTGCGCTCTTCGAGGAGCACTGGGAGATCCTCAAGAAGGCGTGGACGACCGAGACCTTCTCGCACTCCGGCGACCGGTGGACGATCCCGGTGAAGGACCTGGAGTTCCCCTACGAGGCGGTGCGCCGGTACGGCCGCGGGCTGGACGACGACGGGGTGGTCCAGGAGGTGGGCATCGCCCCCAAGCCCTACCAGCGGCCCCACCCGCCGGTGTTCCAGCCGTTCAGCTTCAGCGAGGACACCTTCCGGTTCTGCGCCCGGGAGGGCGTGGTGCCGATCCTGATGAACACCGACGACCGCGTCGTCCGCCGTCTGATGGACCTCTACCAGGAGGAGGCCGAGGCGGCGGGGCACGGCACACTGCGGCGCGGTGAGCGGGTGGGTGTGATGAAGGACGTCCTGGTGTCCCGGGACGCCGATGAGGCCCACCACTGGGCGGCCCGCGGCGGCGGTTTCATCTTCGAGAACTGGTTCGGCCCCATGGGCTTCACCGAGGCGCTGCGGAACGAGGGCGAGACCGGGCCGATCGGGTCGGACTACGGAACGCTGGTCGAGCGCGGCCTGGAGTGGGTCGGTACGCCCGACGACATCAACCGCAAGATCGAGAAGCTGGTGGCGCACCACGACCCGGAGTACCTGCTCCAGTGCCAGTACTCCGGGCTCATTCCGCACGACGTACAGATGCGCAGCCTGGAGCTGTGGGCCACCGAGATCGCACCCAACTGGCTCTGA
- a CDS encoding alpha/beta fold hydrolase: MEHRLFELDALPLLSGETLTDARIGYAVHGTLDADGANAVLCPSFFGGDHTGYDWLIGEGRPLDTGRYCVITAGLFGNGVSSSPSNHPSGAGFPLITPQDNVAAQHRLLTEHLGVRELALVTGWSMGAAHTYQWAVSHPRMVRRIAPVCGAPVTSEHNQVFLAGLAAALTADGGAERGRRAAGRLFAGWGTSHPFWARQTYRELGFATREDYLTGFWEEFFVAGPATADLLAMVRTWESADVGATPGSGGSAEAALASVTAEAAVLPGALDQCFAAADEERVARTLPHAVLEEIPGVWGHLAGAGADAADREFVGAALRRLLARRPATVPACDG, from the coding sequence GTGGAGCACCGCCTCTTCGAGCTCGACGCCCTGCCGCTGCTCAGCGGGGAGACCCTCACCGATGCCAGGATCGGCTACGCCGTGCACGGGACGCTGGACGCGGACGGCGCCAACGCCGTGCTGTGCCCGTCGTTCTTCGGCGGTGACCACACCGGCTACGACTGGCTGATCGGGGAGGGCCGGCCGCTGGACACCGGCCGGTACTGCGTCATCACCGCGGGGCTGTTCGGCAACGGGGTCTCCAGCTCGCCCAGCAACCACCCCTCCGGGGCGGGCTTCCCGCTGATCACCCCGCAGGACAACGTCGCCGCACAGCACCGGCTGCTCACCGAGCACCTGGGCGTCCGGGAACTGGCCCTGGTCACCGGCTGGTCGATGGGCGCGGCGCACACCTACCAGTGGGCGGTGTCGCATCCGCGGATGGTGCGCCGGATCGCGCCGGTCTGCGGCGCCCCGGTGACCAGCGAGCACAACCAGGTCTTCCTGGCCGGCCTGGCCGCCGCGCTGACCGCCGACGGCGGCGCGGAGCGGGGACGGCGCGCCGCCGGACGGCTCTTCGCCGGATGGGGGACCTCGCACCCCTTCTGGGCGCGGCAGACGTACCGGGAACTGGGCTTCGCCACCCGGGAGGACTACCTCACCGGGTTCTGGGAGGAGTTCTTCGTGGCGGGCCCGGCCACCGCGGACCTGCTGGCCATGGTGCGCACCTGGGAGAGCGCCGACGTGGGCGCGACCCCGGGGTCCGGCGGCAGCGCGGAAGCGGCGCTGGCCTCGGTCACGGCCGAGGCGGCGGTGCTGCCCGGTGCCCTGGACCAGTGCTTCGCCGCCGCGGACGAGGAACGGGTGGCGCGGACGCTGCCGCACGCCGTGCTGGAGGAGATTCCGGGGGTGTGGGGTCATCTCGCGGGGGCCGGGGCGGACGCCGCCGACCGGGAGTTCGTCGGCGCTGCGCTGCGCCGTCTCCTGGCCCGCCGCCCCGCGACGGTACCGGCCTGCGACGGCTGA
- the argJ gene encoding bifunctional glutamate N-acetyltransferase/amino-acid acetyltransferase ArgJ yields MTDSNTYEPRGFAVHTAPVGLGDDGRDDFTVLLSTAPATVSAVFTRSRFAGPSVVLSRAAAADHRARGVVVLARNANVATGAEGERNAREVRAAVAQAAGLPEEELLIASTGVIGRQYPMPALRDHLKTLTVPLPDGGFDRAARAIMTTDTRPKQACRRVGDAVVAGIAKGVGMMEPDMATLLTFFATDARLDPAEQDRIFRRVMARTFNAVSIDTDTSTSDTAALFANGLAGEVDPAAFEEALYEVALTLVKDIARDGEGAGKLIEVRVRGARDDAQAKRVGKAVVNSPLVKTAVHGGDPNWGRVAMAIGKCSDDTDIEQDRVVIRFGEVAVYPPGLPGARSEEEVRDAVAAELAGSEVVIGIDLGIADGAFTVYGCDLTEGYIRLNADYST; encoded by the coding sequence ATGACGGACAGCAATACCTACGAACCGCGGGGGTTCGCGGTGCACACCGCGCCCGTGGGCCTCGGGGACGACGGACGGGACGACTTCACCGTCCTGCTCTCCACCGCACCGGCCACGGTGAGCGCGGTCTTCACCCGCTCCCGTTTCGCGGGGCCCAGCGTGGTGCTCAGCCGTGCCGCCGCCGCGGACCACCGCGCCCGGGGCGTGGTGGTGCTCGCCCGCAACGCCAACGTCGCCACCGGCGCGGAGGGCGAGCGCAACGCCCGCGAGGTGCGGGCCGCGGTGGCGCAGGCCGCGGGGCTGCCCGAGGAGGAGCTGCTGATCGCCTCCACCGGCGTCATCGGCCGCCAGTACCCGATGCCGGCCCTCCGCGACCATCTCAAGACCCTGACCGTGCCGTTGCCCGACGGCGGCTTCGACCGGGCGGCCCGGGCGATCATGACCACCGACACCCGGCCCAAGCAGGCGTGCCGGCGGGTCGGTGACGCCGTGGTGGCGGGCATCGCCAAGGGTGTCGGGATGATGGAGCCCGACATGGCCACCCTGCTCACCTTCTTCGCCACCGACGCGCGGCTGGACCCGGCGGAGCAGGACCGGATCTTCCGCCGGGTGATGGCCCGTACGTTCAACGCCGTCAGCATCGACACCGACACCTCCACCAGCGACACCGCGGCGCTGTTCGCCAACGGTCTGGCGGGCGAGGTGGACCCGGCGGCCTTCGAGGAGGCGCTGTACGAGGTCGCGCTGACGCTGGTGAAGGACATCGCCCGGGACGGCGAGGGCGCCGGCAAGCTGATCGAGGTGCGGGTCCGCGGCGCCCGGGACGACGCGCAGGCCAAGCGGGTCGGCAAGGCCGTGGTCAACTCCCCGCTGGTCAAGACCGCGGTGCACGGCGGGGACCCCAACTGGGGCCGGGTCGCCATGGCGATCGGCAAGTGCTCCGACGACACCGACATCGAGCAGGACCGGGTGGTCATCCGCTTCGGCGAGGTGGCCGTCTATCCGCCCGGCCTGCCCGGGGCGCGGAGCGAGGAGGAGGTGCGGGACGCGGTCGCCGCCGAACTGGCCGGCAGCGAGGTGGTCATCGGCATCGACCTCGGCATCGCGGACGGCGCCTTCACCGTGTACGGCTGCGACCTGACCGAGGGCTACATCCGGCTGAACGCCGACTATTCGACCTGA